In Maylandia zebra isolate NMK-2024a linkage group LG12, Mzebra_GT3a, whole genome shotgun sequence, a single genomic region encodes these proteins:
- the naaladl1 gene encoding aminopeptidase NAALADL1, with amino-acid sequence MSKLYNDHVLWEETAGAALSLHSGINNAVLHKTGFIKSLQVKKKIFGEDSLSGFRSKETFSQEDLISGKSMIKQVIIGVVCGAAVLTVGILIGHFGIAKSGTSAPSWLKDVAKDVDESLIEKFMSEVDNIQIQENLRSLTKVPHMATTAGDEETVQIMLKRWQDPETGLDKAWREEYWVYLSFPDKNNPNTVTVVSPTNTVLHTIREKEKPYTPDQSDPEVVQPYAAYSPAGHVKGKLVYANQGKPSDYSELNKTVDLRGTIAITKYGGAGRSAKAINAAPYGVVGVLVYTDPLDMNDGLMSDANETYPHSWYMPPSGVERGSYNIDFGDLLTPHLAAKEETYRINATDITGIPPIPTQPIGFEDAYRLICELGGEPAPDAWQGGFNCTYNFGGPGFKPTSSFTNSDVKLDIYNYEEVKPSSNVMGFIRGSVEPDRYVIYGNHRDSWVHGAIDPSSGTSVMLEITRVLGKMVKQGTWRPRRSIIFGSWGAEEFGLIGSAEYTEQYFAALSERSVAYINVDIAVFANATLGASGMPSMQNVIFKASKQVKAPGHEKSVYDNWLQYTNKTSPTHGLIPRMGYLTGAGSDYAPFSHYLGITSMDMSYTYDKTKTNARIYPAYHTAYDTFDYASKYIDPGFFGHQAVARTAGNVLIRLADSLILPLNCADYAESLEEYLSTALNLYEQKLKTMNISMEPLKHAVTSFRAAVSNLEKVIQSPDLANETPLKVRWINDQLMLLDRAFLDPLAFPDKYGFRHVIWASSSAGKQTFPGLADAYANAESSGQASDWDKVHYHLSVLSQAILGAASTLTDDMQTQTWRK; translated from the exons atgAGTAAACTTTACAATGACCATGTCTTATGGGAGGAGACTGCAGGGGCTGCACTGTCATTACATTCAGGAATTAACAATGCTGTCTTACATAAGACGGGATTCATAAAAAGCTTACAGGTCAAAAAAAAGATCTTTGGGGAAGACTCACTGTCAGGGTTCAGGTCCaaagagactttttcacagGAGGATCTCATCTCAGGGAAGAGTATGATAAAACAGGTGATAATTGGGGTTGTGTGTGGTGCTGCCGTACTGACCGTAGGCATCCTAATTGGTCACTTTGGTATTGCCAAGAGCGGCACCTCTGCACCATCGTGGCTGAAAGATGTGGCCAAGGATGTGGATGAGAGCCTCATTGAGAAGTTCATGTCGGAGGTGGACAACATTCAGATTCAGGAAAATCTCAG GAGCCTGACAAAAGTGCCCCATATGGCTACCACAGCTGGAGATGAGGAGACTGTACAGATAATGCTTAAGAGATGGCAAGACCCTGAAACTGGACTAGACAAGGCCTGGAGAGAGGAGTACTGGGTCTACCTGTCCTTCCCTGACAAAAATAACCCTAATACAGTCACTGTAG TGAGCCCAACCAATACGGTGCTGCACACaataagagaaaaagaaaagccttaCACTCCGGACCAAAGCGATCCTGAGGTGGTTCAGCCGTACGCAGCATACTCCCCTGCAGGACATGTAAAG GGGAAATTGGTTTATGCCAATCAGGGGAAGCCAAGTGACTACAGCGAACTGAACAAGACAGTGGACCTCAGAGGAACTATTGCTATCACCAAATATGGTGGCGCAGGAAGATCGGCTAAA GCCATCAATGCAGCACCATATGGCGTCGTTGGAGTGCTTGTCTATACAGATCCTTTGGACATGAACGATGGTCTCATGTCAGACGCCAATGAGACGTATCCTCACTCCTGGTACATGCCACCCAGTGGCGTGGAAAGAGGTTCCTACAACATTGACTTTGGAGACTTGCTGACACCTCACTTGGCTGCCAAAG AGGAAACATACAGAATCAATGCCACAGACATTACAGGCATTCCTCCTATTCCAACTCAACCAATCGGATTTGAGGACGCCTATCGATTGATCTG TGAGTTGGGAGGAGAACCAGCTCCAGATGCATGGCAAGGAGGATTCAACTGTACCTACAATTTTGGTGGTCCAGGGTTCAAACCTACATCCAGTTTCACCAACAG TGATGTAAAACTGGACATCTACAACTATGAAGAGGTGAAACCCTCCTCTAATGTAATGGGTTTTATCAGAGGAAGTGTGGAGCCAG ACAGGTATGTGATATACGGCAACCACAGGGACAGTTGGGTTCATGGTGCGATAGATCCAAGCAGCGGCACATCAGTCATGCTGGAAATTACCAGGGTGCTGGGCAAGATGGTCAAACAGG GCACCTGGAGGCCTCGCAGGTCCATTATTTTTGGAAGCTGGGGAGCTGAGGAGTTTGGCCTTATTGGGTCTGCAGAATACACAGAG CAATACTTTGCAGCACTCAGTGAACGAAGTGTTGCTTACATAAACGTGGACATTGCAGTATTTG CTAATGCTACTCTCGGAGCTTCAGGCATGCCATCAATGCAGAATGTCATCTTTAAAGCTTCAAAACAG GTTAAAGCACCTGGCCACGAAAAATCTGTGTATGACAACTGGTTACAGTACACAAACAAAACCAGCCCCACCCATGGATTAATTCCCAG GATGGGATATCTGACAGGAGCAGGGAGTGATTATGCTCCCTTCAGCCATTATCTAGGAATCACCTCCATGGACATGTCATACACATATGACAAG ACTAAAACAAATGCTCGGATTTATCCTGCATATCACACAGCATATGACACTTTTGACTATGCTTCAAAGTACATTGATCCTg GCTTTTTCGGTCATCAAGCTGTAGCCAGGACTGCAGGAAATGTCCTGATCCGACTGGCTGATAGCTTGATCCTGCCATTAAACTGCGCTGACTATGCTGAAAGTCTGGAGGAATACCTCAGCACTGCTTTGAACCTATATGAGCAGAAACTTAAAACTATGAACATTTCAATGG AACCCCTTAAACATGCAGTGACCAGCTTTCGTGCTGCAGTTTCTAATTTGGAGAAGGTgattcaaagtccagacctgGCAAATGAAAC GCCGCTTAAGGTTAGATGGATCAATGACCAACTCATGCTTCTGGATCGAGCTTTCTTGGACCCTCTGGCTTTCCCAGATAAATATGGATTTAG GCATGTTATCTGGGCCTCAAGCAGTGCTGGCAAACAAACCTTCCCAGGTCTAGCTGATGCCTATGCTAATGCTGAGTCATCAGGGCAGGCCAGCGACTGGGACAAAGTTCACTACCACCTGTCAGTATTAAGCCAAGCCATACTGGGTGCCGCCAGCACACTGACTGATGACATGCAGACTCAAACTTGGAGGAAGTAA
- the LOC143421510 gene encoding uncharacterized protein LOC143421510, translating into MFSDYSVFLQIFLGILGFGLAMMFCTTICRLCHRQRDDPISRRSIRHSDQGRLPQSIYFIPFPRSIPQQDSEDQGGDAMRPPRYSTTVYSGPPPAYNELEFKPDELPPAYNEQSISMYPITPPPPRPDMVQPQAQ; encoded by the exons ATGTTTTCGGACTACAGTGTCTTTCTACA GATCTTCCTGGGCATCCTGGGTTTTGGTCTCGCCATGATGTTCTGCACCACTATATGCAGACTATGCCATCGCCAAAGGGATGACCCTATATCACGGAGGTCTATAAGACATAGTGACCAGGGCAGGCTCCCGCAGTCCATATATTTCATTCCCTTCCCCAGGAGCATACCACAGCAGGACAGCGAAGATCAAGGTGGTGATGCCATGAGACCACCACGATACAGCACAACAGTCTACTCAGGACCCCCACCTGCCTATAATGAG CTGGAATTTAAGCCTGATGAGCTCCCACCTGCTTACAATGAACAAAGCATTTCTATGTATCCCATAACACCCCCACCGCCTCGCCCAGACATGGTTCAACCACAGGCACAGTAA
- the erap1b gene encoding endoplasmic reticulum aminopeptidase 1b, whose product MISAEAACRRRSGPASVVTMLVAPLLLVLFVPFSPSSGAQLPNQAKAKDLPIATNGQPFPWDRMRLPTTVTPLHYDLAIHPNLTTLDFTGVVRIELDVHEDTNTVILHAKQMQISDVFLLAPEGIKRLKVLEYPRFHQLALLSDSVLIKGRKYEVHLAFAANLSDSFHGFYKGSYRTSSGEVRVLASTQFEATFARGAFPCFDEPAFKANFTIRIIREPRHIAISNMPMVKTVELPGGLLEDHFDTTVKMSTYLVAYIVSDFKSVSKTTQHGVKISIYAVPEKIDQTAFALDAAVKLLDFYDDYFDIPYPLPKQDLAAIPDFQSGAMENWGLTTYRETGLLFDPEKSSASDKLGITKVIAHELAHQWFGNLVTMEWWNDLWLNEGFAKFMEFVSLDITYPELHVDDFFLAKCFEAMEVDSLSSSHPVSTPVENPTQIQEMFDDVSYDKGACILNMLRDFLTPEAFEIGIVRYLKRYSYQNTVNSHLWESLTNICSSHDLDEGRLKHTEFCSKRKTQSGASKWYSGDELDVRAIMDTWTLQEGFPLVTVEVRGREVRLSQERYLKTDDPSPSEGFLWQIPLTYKTSASNTVHRFLLKTKTDVLFLPEEVDWVKFNVDMSGYYMVHYAGEGWNSIIKLLQHSHTALSGNDRANLIHNVFQLVSIEKVRLDTALELSLYLSRETKIMAVTQGFGELVPLYKLMEKRDMKVLENQMKSYIVDLFQDLIDQQEWNDSGSVSQRVLRSYLLLFSCVRNYAPCVTKATQLFNQWKDSDGTMSLPVDITMAVFVIGARTPEGWDFLFEKYRHSLQMSVKSRMKTAMAVSPLQDKLKWMMEQSLIGEIMKTQDLPDVVVSVSKNPHGYQLAWDFLRANWHTMIKKFDLGSSTISYLVTGVTNQYSTREMLDEVRSFFGSLTEETGSEMRCIQQAYETIEDNIRWMDKNLPLLQAWLDKRNRRVSHEDL is encoded by the exons aTGATTTCTGCTGAAGCTGCGTGCAGGAGACGAAGCG GTCCCGCCTCTGTTGTCACCATGTTAGTGGCTCCTCTCCTGCTGGTGCTGTTCGTTCCCTTTTCTCCCTCATCTGGAGCACAGTTACCAAATCAAGCCAAGGCCAAAGACCTCCCTATTGCCACCAATGGTCAGCCCTTCCCCTGGGACCGCATGAGACTTCCCACAACCGTCACTCCACTCCACTATGACCTGGCCATACACCCCAATCTGACCACCCTGGACTTCACTGGCGTTGTTCGTATTGAGCTTGATGTGCATGAAGACACCAACACTGTCATTCTCCATGCCAAGCAAATGCAGATATCCGATGTGTTCCTCTTGGCACCTGAAGGCATTAAGCGCCTTAAGGTGTTGGAGTATCCTCGCTTCCATCAGCTAGCCTTGCTGTCAGACTCGGTGCTCATCAAAGGTAGGAAGTATGAAGTTCATCTGGCATTTGCTGCCAACCTGTCTGACAGTTTCCATGGTTTCTACAAGGGAAGCTACCGCACCAGCAGCGGGGAGGTCAG AGTCCTGGCGTCCACGCAGTTTGAAGCGACTTTTGCTCGTGGAGCCTTCCCCTGTTTTGACGAACCCGCCTTCAAAGCCAACTTCACCATACGAATTATTCGAGAGCCACGCCACATAGCCATATCCAACATGCCAATG GTTAAAACTGTGGAGTTGCCAGGTGGTTTGCTTGAGGATCACTTTGACACCACTGTGAAAATGAGCACTTACCTGGTTGCCTACATTGTGTCGGACTTCAAGTCTGTGAGCAAGACGACCCAGCATGGTGTCAAG ATTTCAATCTATGCTGTCCCTGAGAAGATCGACCAGACAGCCTTTGCACTGGATGCTGCTGTCAAGCTGCTGGACTTCTATGATGACTATTTTGACATTCCTTACCCACTTCCCAAACAGG ACCTGGCAGCTATTCCTGACTTCCAGTCAGGTGCGATGGAGAACTGGGGACTGACCACCTACAGAGAGACCGGCCTCCTCTTTGACCCTGAAAAGTCATCAGCTTCAGACAAGCTGGGCATCACCAAGGTCATCGCCCATGAACTTGCGCACCAG TGGTTTGGAAACCTGGTGACGATGGAGTGGTGGAATGACTTGTGGCTCAATGAAGGTTTCGCCAAGTTCATGGAGTTTGTTTCTCTCGACATCACGTACCCAGAACTTCATGTG GATGATTTCTTCCTGGCAAAATGTTTTGAGGCTATGGAAGTAGACTCCCTCAGCTCTTCCCACCCAGTCTCCACCCCTGTGGAAAATCCCACACAGATCCAGGAGATGTTCGACGATGTGTCATATGACAAG GGTGCATGCATTCTGAATATGTTGCGGGACTTCCTCACTCCTGAGGCTTTTGAGATTGGCATCGTCCGATACCTGAAGCGCTACAGCTACCAAAACACTGTGAACAGCCACCTGTGGGAGAGCCTGACCAAT ATCTGCAGCTCACATGATCTGGATGAAGGTCGCCTGAAACACACAGAATTCTGCTCTAAACGCAAAACTCAGTCCGGAGCCTCG AAGTGGTACTCTGGTGATGAGCTAGACGTCAGGGCCATCATGGACACCTGGACTCTGCAGGAAGGCTTCCCACTGGTCACGGTGGAGGTCAGAGGTCGGGAGGTCAGGCTCAGTCAGGAGCGTTACTTGAAGACAGACGACCCCTCCCCGAGTGAAGG ATTCCTGTGGCAGATCCCGCTGACGTACAAGACCAGTGCCTCCAACACCGTCCACCGCTTTCTGCTTAAGACAAAGACTG ATGTCCTGTTCCTGCCAGAAGAGGTAGACTGGGTGAAGTTCAACGTGGACATGAGTGGTTACTACATGGTTCATTATGCAGGCGAGGGGTGGAACTCTATTATCAAGCTGTTGCAACACAGTCACACAGCCCTGAGCGGTAATGACCGTGCCAACCTCATCCACAATGTCTTCCAGCTTGTCAG TATAGAGAAGGTGAGGCTCGACACGGCTTTGGAGCTGTCGCTTTACCTGTCCAGAGAGACCAAGATCATGGCTGTGACTCAGGGCTTTGGAGAGCTTGTGCCGCTTTACAAACTGATGGAAAAGAGAGACATGAAGGTGCTGGAGAACCAGATGAAG agctATATTGTAGATTTGTTCCAGGATTTGATTGACCAGCAGGAATGGAATGACTCCGGCTCCGTGTCTCAGCGAGTGTTGAGAAGTTACCTGCTGCTGTTTTCCTGTGTCAGGAACTATGCTCCCTGTGTGACCAAAGCCACCCAGCTCTTTAACCAGTGGAAGGACTCTGATGGCACCATGAG ccttCCTGTTGATATCACCAtggctgtgtttgtgattgGAGCTCGAACACCAGAGGGCTGGGATTTCCTCTTTGAGAAGTACCGCCATTCGCTGCAAATGTCGGTCAAGAGCCGCATGAAGACTGCCATGGCTGTTAGCCCACTGCAGGACAAGCTCAAGTG GATGATGGAGCAGAGCCTCATCGGTGAGATAATGAAGACTCAGGACCTCCCAGACGTAGTCGTCTCTGTCAGCAAGAACCCCCATGGCTACCAGCTGGCCTGGGACTTCCTCAGAGCCAACTGGCACACTATGATCAAGAA GTTTGACCTCGGCTCCAGCACTATATCATACTTGGTAACTGGGGTAACTAACCAGTACTCTACTAGAGAGATGCTAGATGAG GTACGAAGCTTCTTCGGCTCCCTGACAGAGGAGACGGGCTCAGAGATGAGGTGCATCCAGCAGGCCTACGAGACCATTGAGGATAACATCCGCTGGATGGACAAAAATCTTCCTCTTCTGCAGGCTTGGCTGGACAAGCGCAACCGACGAGTGTCTCATGAGGATTTATAG